The following are encoded together in the Streptomyces sp. NBC_00341 genome:
- a CDS encoding FecCD family ABC transporter permease has protein sequence MSATTAVVRPAGYSVLKVGARGRFLLHRRAAVVAASLVVLLAVVCVAYLCVGESFVAPGEVLKVILGKPSADELVVGTLRLPRMVVGLLVGLAFGIAGALIQTVARNPLASPDIIGISQGASALTVGAMTFGITSYTVLPYLSVIGGVAAAALVYAFAWRGGLHATRFVLIGIGFAIALRSVTTLFLTKGDYLVAQQAQIWMTGSLNGRGYDEAAPIGWTLIVLLPAVLWAARAQRTVTMDDDTATALGVRLGRVRLGLVALGVILASVATGTAGPVDFVALLAPQIARRMTRTAQIPLFCSALLGAVIVVFADLLARRLFSPTELPVGVLTAAVGAPYLIWLIIRGHGGRRGGNA, from the coding sequence ATGAGCGCCACCACGGCCGTCGTACGGCCCGCCGGGTACAGCGTCCTGAAGGTCGGCGCACGCGGACGGTTCCTGCTGCACCGCCGGGCCGCGGTCGTCGCCGCCTCACTCGTCGTCCTGCTCGCCGTCGTCTGCGTCGCGTACCTCTGCGTCGGCGAGAGCTTCGTCGCGCCCGGCGAGGTCCTCAAGGTGATCCTGGGCAAGCCGTCCGCCGACGAACTCGTCGTCGGCACGCTGCGGCTGCCCCGCATGGTCGTAGGGCTGCTCGTCGGCCTCGCCTTCGGGATCGCCGGCGCACTGATCCAGACCGTCGCCCGCAACCCCCTCGCGAGCCCGGACATCATCGGCATCAGCCAGGGCGCGAGCGCGCTCACGGTCGGCGCGATGACGTTCGGCATCACCTCGTACACCGTCCTGCCCTACCTGTCGGTGATCGGCGGGGTCGCCGCCGCCGCGCTCGTCTACGCCTTCGCGTGGCGCGGCGGACTGCACGCCACCCGGTTCGTGCTCATCGGCATCGGCTTCGCCATCGCGCTGCGGTCCGTCACCACACTGTTCCTGACCAAGGGCGACTACCTCGTCGCCCAGCAGGCGCAGATCTGGATGACCGGCTCGCTCAACGGCCGCGGCTACGACGAGGCCGCCCCCATCGGCTGGACGCTGATCGTGCTGCTGCCCGCCGTCCTGTGGGCGGCCCGCGCGCAGCGCACCGTGACCATGGACGACGACACGGCGACCGCGCTCGGGGTGCGCCTCGGCCGGGTACGGCTCGGGCTCGTCGCACTCGGCGTGATCCTGGCGTCGGTGGCGACGGGGACGGCCGGGCCGGTCGACTTCGTCGCCCTGCTCGCCCCGCAGATCGCCCGCCGGATGACCCGGACCGCGCAGATCCCGCTGTTCTGCTCCGCGCTGCTCGGCGCGGTCATCGTCGTCTTCGCGGATCTGCTGGCCCGCAGGCTCTTCTCCCCCACCGAACTGCCGGTGGGCGTCCTGACGGCGGCGGTCGGCGCCCCGTATCTGATCTGGCTGATCATCCGCGGTCACGGTGGCCGCAGGGGAGGCAACGCATGA
- a CDS encoding pentapeptide repeat-containing protein → MAKEQSTVSGTLSRVMVGEIVSSGTRKNWKPTLLPIDPEAVRQLHEWLASDEYDLNGMGCDFQGADLSGGNFSNAWFTDAVLVGVRLVGASFYRADLQSADLTGADLTEADLVKANLDEAVLRSARLDRADMVGASLCDADASGASFRGTRFLGSSLIDTDMRGADLTDAVLDENMFEIKVDDNTVLRGLTGTVFGPITVNNGDSSRELAGAELEAWIGARGGQVQVIPPRRAPQ, encoded by the coding sequence ATGGCCAAGGAGCAATCAACAGTGTCCGGGACGCTGTCGAGAGTCATGGTTGGGGAGATCGTGTCATCTGGTACCCGTAAGAATTGGAAGCCGACTTTGCTCCCAATTGACCCGGAAGCTGTCCGGCAGCTTCATGAATGGCTCGCGTCGGATGAATATGATCTCAACGGGATGGGGTGCGACTTCCAGGGAGCCGACCTGTCGGGCGGGAACTTCTCGAATGCGTGGTTCACCGACGCGGTACTCGTGGGAGTGCGGCTCGTCGGCGCATCCTTCTACCGGGCCGACCTGCAGTCGGCAGACCTCACCGGCGCGGATCTCACTGAGGCGGATCTCGTCAAGGCGAATCTGGACGAGGCCGTGCTTCGATCGGCGCGACTGGACAGGGCGGACATGGTTGGGGCTTCGCTGTGCGACGCCGACGCATCGGGAGCGAGCTTCCGAGGAACCAGGTTCCTCGGTTCTTCGCTGATCGACACCGATATGAGGGGGGCGGACCTGACCGATGCCGTTCTTGACGAGAACATGTTCGAGATCAAAGTCGATGACAACACCGTGCTGCGTGGCCTGACAGGCACAGTTTTCGGTCCGATCACCGTCAACAATGGCGATTCGTCCCGAGAGCTGGCCGGTGCGGAACTTGAGGCGTGGATCGGCGCGCGAGGTGGGCAGGTACAAGTGATTCCTCCGCGCCGCGCCCCGCAATAG
- a CDS encoding DNA repair helicase XPB, whose amino-acid sequence MTGPLIVQSDKTLLLEVDHEQADACRRVIAPFAELERAPEHIHTYRLTPLGLWNARAAGHDAEQVVDALVQYSRYPVPHALLVDIAETMGRYGRLTLSKHPVHGLVLTSTDRPVLEEILRSKKVQPLVGARIDPDTVAVHPSERGQVKQTLLKLGWPAEDLAGYVDGEAHPIELDENGWALRPYQQQAVEGFWHGGSGVVVLPCGAGKTLVGAGAMAQAKATTLILVTNTVSARQWKHELVKRTSLTEEEIGEYSGTRKEIRPVTIATYQVLTTRRKGVYAHLELFDSRDWGLVIYDEVHLLPAPVFKFTADLQARRRLGLTATLVREDGRESDVFSLIGPKRFDAPWKEIEAQGYIAPADCVEVRVNLTDSERLAYATAEAEEKYRYCATTATKRKVTEALVRKHRGEQTLVIGQYIDQLDELGEHLNAPVIKGETSNAQREKLFGAFREGEISVLVVSKVANFSIDLPEATVAIQVSGTFGSRQEEAQRLGRVLRPKADGHEARFYSVVARDTIDQDFAAHRQRFLAEQGYAYRIVDADELLTDDRDS is encoded by the coding sequence GTGACCGGACCCCTCATCGTCCAGAGCGACAAGACGCTGCTCCTCGAAGTCGACCACGAGCAGGCCGACGCCTGCCGCCGGGTGATCGCCCCCTTCGCCGAGCTGGAGCGCGCGCCCGAGCACATCCACACCTACCGGCTGACCCCGCTCGGGCTGTGGAACGCGCGGGCCGCGGGGCACGACGCCGAGCAGGTCGTCGACGCGCTGGTGCAGTACTCCCGCTACCCCGTACCGCACGCGCTGCTCGTCGACATCGCGGAGACGATGGGCCGGTACGGCCGCCTCACGCTCTCCAAGCACCCGGTCCACGGACTGGTGCTGACCTCCACCGACCGGCCCGTCCTGGAGGAGATCCTCCGGTCGAAGAAGGTCCAGCCGCTGGTCGGCGCGCGGATCGACCCCGACACCGTGGCCGTGCACCCCTCGGAGCGCGGGCAGGTCAAGCAGACGCTGCTGAAGCTGGGCTGGCCCGCGGAGGACCTCGCCGGTTACGTGGACGGCGAGGCGCACCCGATCGAGCTGGACGAGAACGGCTGGGCGCTGCGGCCCTACCAGCAGCAGGCGGTCGAGGGGTTCTGGCATGGCGGTTCCGGTGTGGTCGTGCTGCCCTGCGGTGCCGGGAAGACGCTGGTGGGCGCGGGTGCGATGGCGCAGGCGAAGGCGACCACGCTGATCCTGGTCACCAACACCGTCTCCGCCCGGCAGTGGAAGCACGAGCTGGTGAAGCGCACCTCGCTGACCGAGGAGGAGATCGGCGAGTACAGCGGCACCCGCAAGGAGATCCGGCCGGTCACCATCGCCACGTACCAGGTGCTCACGACCCGTCGCAAGGGCGTCTACGCGCACCTGGAGCTGTTCGACTCCCGCGACTGGGGTCTGGTGATCTACGACGAGGTGCACCTGCTGCCCGCGCCGGTCTTCAAGTTCACCGCCGATCTCCAGGCACGGCGCCGGCTGGGGCTCACGGCCACGCTGGTGCGGGAGGACGGCCGCGAGTCGGACGTCTTCTCGCTGATCGGGCCCAAGCGGTTCGACGCCCCGTGGAAGGAGATCGAGGCGCAGGGCTACATCGCCCCCGCCGACTGTGTCGAGGTACGGGTCAATCTGACGGACAGCGAGCGGCTCGCGTACGCGACCGCCGAGGCCGAGGAGAAGTACCGGTACTGCGCCACGACCGCGACCAAGCGGAAGGTCACAGAGGCGCTGGTGCGCAAGCACCGGGGCGAGCAGACCCTGGTCATCGGGCAGTACATCGACCAGCTCGACGAGCTGGGTGAGCATCTGAACGCCCCGGTGATCAAGGGCGAGACCAGCAACGCGCAGCGCGAGAAGCTGTTCGGCGCGTTCCGGGAGGGCGAGATCAGCGTGCTCGTCGTGTCGAAGGTGGCGAACTTCTCCATCGACCTGCCGGAGGCCACCGTCGCGATCCAGGTGTCCGGCACGTTCGGCTCGCGCCAGGAGGAGGCCCAGCGGCTCGGCCGGGTGCTGCGGCCGAAGGCGGACGGGCACGAGGCGCGGTTCTACTCGGTGGTCGCCCGCGACACGATCGACCAGGACTTCGCGGCCCACCGCCAGCGCTTCCTGGCCGAGCAGGGCTACGCGTACCGGATCGTCGACGCGGACGAGCTGCTGACGGACGACCGCGACAGCTGA
- a CDS encoding ABC transporter ATP-binding protein → MTTTQQDAVTSRLTVAGLTLAYEDRTVVHELDLAVPDGRVTVIVGPNACGKSTTLRALGRLLKPRGGAVLLDGTELSKIPTKKIAQSIGLLPQTPVAPEAITVSDLVARGRQPHQHWWQQWSQEDERAVTDAMERTDITALGSRSVDELSGGQRQRVWIAMALAQETDLLLLDEPTTYLDIAHQVEVLDLVRRLAAPAADGTRGRTVVTVLHDLNQAARYADHLVAMKAGRIVAEGRPEDVVTAELVREVFGLDAVIVPDPVTGSPLVVPGAPWQPAHAS, encoded by the coding sequence ATGACCACGACCCAGCAGGACGCGGTGACCAGCCGGCTGACGGTGGCCGGGCTGACCCTCGCGTACGAGGACCGCACCGTCGTCCACGAACTCGACCTCGCCGTCCCCGACGGCCGGGTGACGGTCATCGTCGGGCCGAACGCCTGCGGCAAATCGACGACGCTGCGCGCGCTCGGCCGGCTCCTCAAGCCGCGCGGCGGGGCGGTGCTGCTGGACGGCACCGAGCTGTCGAAGATCCCCACGAAGAAGATCGCCCAGTCGATCGGGCTGCTCCCGCAGACCCCGGTGGCCCCCGAGGCGATCACCGTCTCCGACCTGGTGGCCCGCGGCCGCCAGCCCCACCAGCACTGGTGGCAGCAGTGGTCGCAGGAGGACGAGCGGGCGGTGACGGACGCCATGGAGCGCACCGACATCACCGCGCTCGGCTCCCGCTCGGTGGACGAACTGTCCGGCGGGCAGCGCCAGCGGGTGTGGATCGCCATGGCGCTCGCCCAGGAGACCGATCTGCTGCTGCTCGACGAGCCGACCACGTACCTCGACATCGCCCACCAGGTGGAGGTCCTCGACCTGGTGCGCCGGCTCGCCGCCCCGGCGGCCGACGGCACCCGGGGCCGGACCGTGGTGACCGTGCTCCACGACCTCAACCAGGCCGCCCGGTACGCCGACCACCTGGTCGCCATGAAGGCGGGCCGGATCGTCGCGGAGGGCCGCCCCGAGGACGTCGTCACCGCCGAGCTCGTCCGCGAGGTCTTCGGACTGGACGCGGTGATCGTCCCGGACCCGGTGACGGGTTCGCCGCTCGTCGTACCCGGTGCGCCCTGGCAGCCCGCGCACGCGTCCTGA
- a CDS encoding DUF6177 family protein, whose amino-acid sequence MTKDVIALTERMPDVLSILAGLLAGGPDLRVGTTGEGAVVQLCDAEGRPLVSIEVPLLLQVPGEATRLLGPGAEPSGDGPAWWVEARAAAGVPEAEELAGAFAARLTMLLGGRVWPHDAPGTIGAARPVDVSGVTAVPVPAAAQPAVDMLTGKAAVILQDRPVVPMTSWLSEALRATVESDRSLQIVTPPHCRLSLPTRLLLQSTPSRWVVQDERCGYYDGLTGAVLRWQDDAFSPDRAENGETPVADAFTDVQPTGERQLIVSFRTMHRPTADLTLGGALEAAWQALTGDPPAGWGTSEPAGLTWSRRQLTELAQERAPQPTWTVAVGTPDRPAVATLRVIRTPDGVEEDITLTVGYDPGEKPALEALPGLADELVTRYGLQTMLCQLRAARRDLSAPPHYEHPPLPYAFVLGPDEVREAGRDIASRTPLKERPVQLGPNVRPGFYYPLGDGETAESWTTLEQLLRHLRGAPPV is encoded by the coding sequence ATGACCAAGGACGTGATCGCGCTCACCGAGCGGATGCCGGACGTGTTGAGCATCCTGGCGGGCCTGCTCGCCGGCGGCCCGGACCTGCGGGTCGGGACCACCGGAGAGGGCGCCGTGGTTCAGCTGTGCGACGCCGAGGGCCGGCCGCTCGTATCGATCGAGGTGCCGCTGCTGCTCCAGGTACCGGGCGAGGCGACCCGGCTGCTTGGGCCCGGCGCCGAGCCGTCCGGCGACGGCCCGGCATGGTGGGTCGAGGCCCGCGCCGCCGCGGGCGTCCCCGAGGCCGAAGAGCTCGCGGGAGCCTTCGCGGCCCGTCTCACCATGCTGCTCGGCGGCCGGGTCTGGCCGCACGACGCTCCAGGCACCATCGGCGCGGCCCGCCCGGTCGATGTCTCGGGAGTCACTGCCGTACCGGTCCCCGCCGCCGCCCAGCCGGCCGTCGACATGCTGACCGGCAAAGCCGCAGTCATCCTCCAGGACAGGCCCGTCGTCCCCATGACGTCCTGGCTCTCCGAGGCGCTGCGGGCCACCGTGGAGAGTGACAGGTCCCTCCAGATCGTCACCCCGCCGCACTGCCGCCTCTCCCTGCCCACCCGCCTGCTGTTGCAGTCCACGCCCTCGCGCTGGGTGGTCCAGGACGAGCGGTGTGGTTACTACGACGGGTTGACCGGCGCGGTACTGCGCTGGCAGGACGACGCCTTCTCCCCCGACCGGGCCGAGAACGGCGAGACCCCGGTGGCGGACGCCTTCACGGACGTCCAGCCCACCGGCGAACGCCAGCTCATCGTCTCCTTCCGCACCATGCACCGCCCCACGGCGGACCTCACTCTCGGCGGCGCACTGGAAGCCGCCTGGCAGGCGCTGACCGGCGACCCGCCCGCCGGCTGGGGAACGTCGGAACCGGCCGGTCTCACCTGGTCACGGCGGCAACTGACCGAGCTGGCCCAGGAACGCGCCCCACAGCCCACTTGGACGGTGGCCGTCGGCACCCCGGACCGGCCCGCCGTCGCCACCCTGCGCGTGATCCGCACCCCCGACGGTGTGGAGGAGGACATCACCCTCACCGTGGGCTACGACCCCGGCGAGAAGCCGGCCCTGGAGGCACTGCCGGGGCTGGCCGACGAACTGGTGACCCGGTACGGGCTGCAGACCATGCTGTGCCAACTGCGCGCGGCACGCCGGGATCTGAGCGCCCCGCCGCACTACGAACACCCGCCGCTCCCGTACGCCTTCGTGCTGGGCCCCGATGAGGTCCGGGAAGCGGGACGCGACATCGCGAGCCGAACGCCCTTGAAGGAACGACCGGTACAGCTGGGCCCGAACGTCCGGCCCGGCTTCTACTACCCGCTCGGCGACGGCGAGACCGCTGAGAGCTGGACCACCCTCGAACAGCTCCTGCGCCACCTGCGCGGGGCACCACCTGTCTGA
- a CDS encoding helicase C-terminal domain-containing protein, with the protein MGMTTPPRTLAEALRARDDESLAGLLRARPDLLSPVPNDITQLATRAGTRASVVRALEHLDRFALQTAEALAVAPDPAPYDTLLGLLTGDGRDDGELRGDAGAAIVDALPGALTTLREQALVWGEDERLHLVRTARELLAPSPQHPSPTGLGPTVSEATAGMSPGRLQEILTAAGLPATYDPVSAVSALSALFTDRVRMGELLDTAPVEALSVLDRLVWGPPYGEVTPNPTPPVKWLRDRGLLLPVSTRTVVLPREAALHLRAGRAHRVPEPLPPVVAAAAERDPQAVDSAAAGQAFLSVSTVEELLKSWNGGGPAILRAGGLSVRELKKTATVLDVSEPVAAFWIELAYAAGLLASDGETDERYAPTPAYDDWTELPAEDRWVRLATAWLAATRAPGLVGGQDAKGRALSTLGPGLDRSAAPEIRHRVLALLDALAPGTAPEPETLLARLRWERPLRGASTSAGDTTDLRSRIALWTLNECELLGITGRGALASQTRALLTAGPAAAAARLAPLIPEPLDHVLLQADLTAVAPGPLERPLADMLAALADIESKGGATVYRFTPGSVRRALDAGQSAADLHAFLAAHSRTPVPQPLSYLIDDVARRHGHLRIGAASSYVRCDDEAVLNEILADKRSATLRLRRLAPTALAAQIDPVSLLDGLRELGYAPAAESADGDVLITRAGARRTPPRSAPEPVPEGPPLPEPALLGAAVRAIRAGDTAATVVHKDTGPAAPGDALPRTTSAETLVTVQAAAMTGSAIWIGYVNAEGAASQRVIAPVRVEGGYVTAYDHTADEVRTYPLHRITGVAELADDQTA; encoded by the coding sequence ATGGGGATGACCACACCACCGCGGACGCTGGCCGAGGCTCTGCGCGCCCGGGACGACGAGTCCTTGGCCGGGCTGCTGCGCGCCCGGCCCGACCTCCTCAGCCCCGTGCCGAACGACATCACCCAGCTCGCGACCCGGGCGGGCACCCGTGCCTCCGTCGTCCGCGCGCTGGAACACCTCGACCGGTTCGCCCTGCAGACCGCGGAAGCGCTCGCGGTAGCACCCGATCCCGCTCCGTACGACACCCTGCTCGGGCTGCTCACCGGCGACGGCCGGGACGACGGCGAGCTTCGCGGTGACGCGGGCGCCGCCATCGTGGACGCGCTGCCCGGCGCCCTCACCACCCTGCGCGAACAGGCTCTCGTCTGGGGCGAGGACGAACGGCTGCACCTGGTGCGGACGGCCCGGGAGCTCCTCGCGCCCTCACCGCAGCACCCCTCCCCCACCGGTCTCGGCCCGACCGTCTCCGAGGCCACCGCCGGTATGTCGCCGGGCCGGCTCCAGGAGATCCTGACCGCGGCCGGGCTGCCCGCCACCTACGACCCGGTGTCCGCGGTGAGCGCGCTGTCCGCGCTCTTCACCGACCGGGTCCGGATGGGCGAACTGCTGGACACCGCGCCCGTGGAGGCCCTGTCGGTGCTGGACCGGCTGGTCTGGGGCCCGCCGTACGGGGAGGTGACCCCGAATCCGACGCCGCCCGTGAAGTGGCTGCGCGACCGGGGGCTGTTGCTGCCGGTGTCGACCCGCACCGTGGTGCTGCCGCGCGAGGCCGCCCTGCACCTGCGGGCCGGGCGCGCCCACCGGGTGCCGGAGCCGCTGCCGCCGGTCGTGGCGGCCGCGGCCGAACGCGATCCACAGGCTGTGGACAGCGCGGCGGCCGGCCAGGCGTTCCTGTCGGTGTCCACCGTCGAGGAGCTCCTGAAGAGCTGGAACGGCGGCGGCCCCGCCATACTGCGGGCCGGCGGGCTCAGCGTCCGCGAGCTGAAGAAGACCGCGACGGTGCTGGACGTGTCGGAGCCCGTCGCCGCGTTCTGGATCGAACTCGCCTACGCGGCCGGGCTGCTGGCCTCCGACGGCGAGACCGACGAGCGGTACGCACCGACCCCCGCGTACGACGACTGGACCGAGCTCCCGGCCGAGGACCGCTGGGTGCGGCTCGCCACCGCCTGGCTCGCCGCCACCCGCGCCCCGGGCCTGGTGGGCGGCCAGGACGCCAAGGGCCGCGCCCTGTCCACCCTCGGCCCTGGCCTCGACCGCTCCGCCGCCCCCGAGATCCGCCACCGGGTGCTGGCCCTGCTCGACGCGCTGGCGCCGGGCACCGCCCCGGAACCGGAGACGCTGCTCGCCCGGCTCCGCTGGGAACGCCCGCTGCGCGGCGCCTCCACCTCGGCCGGGGACACCACCGACCTGCGGTCCCGGATCGCCCTGTGGACGCTGAACGAGTGCGAGCTCCTCGGCATCACCGGCCGCGGCGCCCTCGCCTCGCAGACCCGCGCCCTGCTGACGGCCGGACCCGCGGCGGCCGCCGCCAGGCTCGCCCCGCTCATCCCGGAGCCCCTGGACCACGTCCTGCTCCAGGCCGACCTGACCGCCGTGGCACCCGGCCCGCTGGAGCGCCCGCTGGCGGACATGCTCGCCGCGCTCGCGGACATCGAGTCGAAGGGCGGTGCGACGGTCTACCGGTTCACGCCGGGGTCCGTACGGCGTGCTCTGGACGCCGGGCAGTCCGCCGCGGACCTGCACGCGTTCCTCGCCGCGCACAGCCGTACGCCGGTTCCGCAGCCGCTGAGCTACCTCATCGACGACGTCGCCCGCCGCCACGGCCACCTGCGGATCGGCGCCGCGTCCTCGTACGTGCGCTGCGACGACGAGGCCGTCCTCAACGAGATCCTCGCCGACAAGCGCTCGGCCACCCTGCGGCTGCGCCGCCTGGCCCCGACGGCCCTCGCCGCCCAGATCGACCCGGTCTCGCTCCTGGACGGGCTGCGCGAACTCGGCTACGCGCCCGCCGCGGAGTCCGCCGACGGCGATGTCCTGATCACCCGTGCGGGCGCCCGCCGCACCCCGCCCCGCTCGGCCCCGGAGCCGGTCCCCGAGGGCCCGCCGCTTCCGGAGCCCGCCCTGCTGGGCGCGGCGGTCCGGGCGATCCGGGCCGGTGACACGGCCGCCACGGTCGTCCACAAGGACACCGGCCCGGCGGCGCCCGGGGACGCGCTGCCCCGTACGACGTCGGCCGAGACCCTGGTGACGGTCCAGGCGGCCGCGATGACGGGCTCCGCGATCTGGATCGGCTACGTGAACGCGGAGGGCGCCGCCAGCCAGCGCGTCATCGCCCCGGTCCGCGTCGAGGGCGGCTACGTCACGGCGTACGACCACACGGCCGACGAGGTCCGCACGTACCCGCTGCACCGCATCACGGGCGTCGCGGAACTGGCGGACGACCAGACGGCGTAG
- a CDS encoding iron ABC transporter permease, producing the protein MPAAAPRRSRRALMTAAAVLALLFAVLLSLAVGARTIAPSAVLDALLHGGHSDAAEVIRNMRVPRTLIGLMVGAALALAGTVLQGITRNPIADPGILGISQGASVGVVLAIAYAGIHTLTGYVWFAFAGAAIASVAVYAIASSGRGGATPVKLALGGAAINALLVSVTMAVLTTKASALDEFRFWQVGSIAGREAQVAQQIWPFLLVGTVLVLSVARGLDALALGEDMAKGLGQKIATVRIVGGIGATVLTGVGVAAAGPIAFIGLAVPHIARAIVGSDHRWVLPMAALIGPVMLLVSDVIGRIVFPPSEVPAGVMTALIGVPFLVTLVRRKAVPA; encoded by the coding sequence ATGCCAGCCGCCGCACCACGCCGCTCCAGACGCGCTCTCATGACGGCGGCGGCCGTCCTGGCGCTGCTGTTCGCCGTACTGCTCAGCCTCGCCGTGGGGGCACGCACCATCGCCCCGTCCGCCGTCCTGGACGCCCTGCTGCACGGCGGGCACTCCGACGCCGCCGAGGTCATCCGGAACATGCGGGTGCCCCGCACCCTGATCGGGCTGATGGTCGGCGCCGCCCTCGCCCTCGCCGGCACGGTGCTCCAGGGCATCACCCGTAACCCCATCGCCGACCCCGGCATCCTCGGCATCAGCCAGGGCGCCTCGGTCGGGGTGGTGCTGGCCATCGCGTACGCGGGCATCCACACGCTCACCGGGTACGTCTGGTTCGCCTTCGCCGGGGCGGCGATCGCCTCCGTCGCGGTGTACGCCATCGCCTCCAGCGGACGCGGCGGCGCCACCCCGGTGAAACTCGCGCTCGGCGGCGCCGCGATCAACGCGCTGCTGGTCTCTGTGACCATGGCCGTACTGACGACGAAGGCGTCCGCGCTGGACGAGTTCCGGTTCTGGCAGGTCGGCTCGATCGCCGGACGCGAGGCCCAGGTCGCCCAGCAGATCTGGCCGTTCCTGCTGGTCGGCACGGTGCTGGTGCTCTCCGTCGCCCGCGGGCTCGACGCGCTCGCGCTCGGCGAGGACATGGCGAAGGGGCTCGGGCAGAAGATCGCGACCGTACGGATCGTCGGCGGCATCGGCGCGACCGTGCTCACCGGCGTCGGCGTCGCGGCGGCCGGCCCGATCGCGTTCATCGGCCTCGCCGTCCCGCACATCGCCCGCGCGATCGTCGGCAGCGACCACCGCTGGGTGCTCCCGATGGCCGCCCTGATCGGACCCGTGATGCTGCTCGTCTCCGATGTGATCGGCCGGATCGTCTTCCCGCCGAGCGAGGTCCCGGCCGGGGTCATGACGGCGCTCATCGGGGTGCCGTTCCTGGTCACCCTGGTGCGCCGGAAGGCGGTGCCCGCATGA
- a CDS encoding ABC transporter substrate-binding protein has translation MATSVRRRGLTLGALALTGALALSACGSSDSGSDSGAKSDGGSSAGSGTHTVKTAMGDVKVPAHPQRVVVLDTGELDSALTLGVEPVGGTHSATEDGFPAYLPAARTKGIKEVGEIANPNLEAVASLKPDLILTSKVRDGDRYKQLSAIAPTVMTESTGSDWKNNFQVHAEALGKQAEAKKVIAAYDAHVAKVTEAVGGKKKAAATDVNFVRFVEGADIRIYGKQNYIGSILADIGMGRPAITDKAKDGFSYDVSPEKIDLADADAVFTSTYGDPDKAGTTRTMKSGLWKNLKAAKDGKVFKVDDRLWIAGIGYTAADQILDEFQTKMTG, from the coding sequence ATGGCCACCTCCGTCCGCCGCCGTGGCCTCACCCTCGGCGCACTCGCCCTGACCGGCGCACTCGCACTCTCCGCCTGCGGCTCCTCCGACTCCGGTTCCGACTCCGGCGCCAAGAGCGACGGCGGCTCTTCCGCGGGCAGCGGCACGCACACCGTCAAGACGGCGATGGGCGACGTGAAGGTCCCGGCGCACCCCCAGCGCGTGGTGGTCCTGGACACCGGTGAGCTGGACTCCGCCCTCACCCTCGGCGTGGAGCCGGTCGGCGGGACGCACTCGGCGACCGAGGACGGCTTCCCCGCCTACCTGCCGGCGGCGAGGACGAAGGGCATCAAGGAGGTCGGCGAGATCGCCAACCCCAACCTGGAGGCCGTCGCCTCCCTGAAGCCGGACCTGATCCTCACCAGCAAGGTCCGTGACGGCGACCGCTACAAGCAGCTCAGCGCGATCGCCCCGACCGTGATGACGGAGTCCACCGGCTCGGACTGGAAGAACAACTTCCAGGTCCACGCGGAGGCGCTCGGCAAGCAGGCGGAGGCGAAGAAGGTCATCGCCGCGTACGACGCCCATGTCGCGAAGGTGACAGAGGCGGTCGGCGGCAAGAAGAAGGCGGCGGCCACCGACGTCAACTTCGTACGGTTCGTCGAGGGCGCGGACATCCGCATCTACGGCAAGCAGAACTACATCGGCTCGATCCTCGCCGACATCGGCATGGGCCGCCCCGCCATCACGGACAAGGCCAAGGACGGCTTCTCGTACGACGTGTCGCCCGAGAAGATCGACCTCGCGGACGCAGACGCCGTCTTCACCTCGACCTACGGCGACCCGGACAAGGCGGGCACGACCCGGACCATGAAGAGCGGGCTGTGGAAAAACCTGAAGGCCGCCAAGGACGGGAAGGTCTTCAAGGTCGACGACCGGCTGTGGATCGCGGGCATCGGCTACACGGCGGCCGACCAGATCCTCGACGAGTTCCAGACGAAGATGACGGGCTGA
- a CDS encoding HAD family hydrolase, producing the protein MASHPLMVGFDLDMTLIDSRPGIKACYLALSAETGAVIDTDLVVSRLGPPLEDELANWFPAAQVPAMVGRYREIYPTYAIASSPAMPGARESVEAIRALGGRAMVVTAKYEPSAKLHLSHVGIEPDVLTGGLWAEAKAEALREHRAAVYVGDHTGDVRGARAAGALSVGVTTGPCDADELRSAGADVVLASLTEFPAWLTAYAANGYAA; encoded by the coding sequence ATGGCATCGCACCCCCTGATGGTCGGCTTCGACCTGGACATGACGCTCATCGACTCCCGGCCCGGCATCAAGGCCTGCTACCTGGCCCTTTCCGCCGAGACGGGGGCGGTGATCGACACCGATCTCGTGGTCAGCCGGCTGGGACCGCCGCTGGAGGACGAGTTGGCCAACTGGTTCCCGGCGGCTCAGGTGCCCGCGATGGTCGGCCGTTACCGTGAGATCTATCCCACATACGCGATCGCCTCGTCACCCGCCATGCCCGGCGCGCGCGAGTCGGTCGAGGCGATCCGCGCACTGGGCGGCCGCGCGATGGTCGTCACCGCCAAGTACGAGCCGAGCGCGAAGCTCCACCTGTCCCACGTGGGGATCGAGCCCGACGTACTCACCGGCGGCCTGTGGGCCGAGGCGAAGGCGGAGGCCCTGCGCGAGCACCGGGCAGCCGTCTACGTGGGCGACCATACGGGCGACGTACGCGGCGCACGCGCCGCGGGCGCCCTGTCGGTGGGCGTGACGACGGGCCCGTGCGACGCGGACGAGCTCCGCTCGGCCGGCGCGGACGTGGTCCTGGCGTCACTGACGGAGTTCCCGGCCTGGCTGACCGCGTACGCGGCGAACGGGTACGCGGCGTAG